One Bufo gargarizans isolate SCDJY-AF-19 chromosome 3, ASM1485885v1, whole genome shotgun sequence DNA segment encodes these proteins:
- the MTRF1 gene encoding peptide chain release factor 1, mitochondrial isoform X1 yields MQLLLLQVSAGNAAMKRLSVVFWRCRVSGLRTCTPISVLRGLCTKLYTRKLSVGTQSSKNRFPCLNLYGLPPRRSCSQGFGPLWQNKTLQNYLQSLMAEHRKLSQTLNLTLKEEERKALTQRHTELSSLSVLLHKIHEAESEARELEAMFADLNSREEEELRQEEQGSVSQNIIRLKEELLRFLVPHEKYDMNDAILEVVSGRTTGGDICQQFTGEVFDMYRNYAQYKSWSFEILNYTPNDYGGLHHAAARVIGEGVYKRLKYEGGIHRVQRIPEVGLSSRMQRIHTGTMTVIVLPQPDEIDVKIDPKELRIDTFRAKGAGGQHVNTTDSAVRIVHIPTGISVECQQERSQIQNRDKAMKMLRAKLHQQSVKSELSQRQSSRRLQVGTRDQSDRIRTYNFTQDRLTDHRISYEIRNLREFLNGEELLEDLIDKIHDAADTEALLEVIKRHSSNV; encoded by the exons ATGCAGTTACTTTTATTACAG gtGTCAGCAGGAAATGCCGCAATGAAGCGTCTGTCAGTTGTCTTCTGGAGGTGCCGTGTGTCTGGTCTCCGTACTTGTACCCCTATTTCTGTACTGCGTGGACTGTGTACTAAGCTTTATACAAGAAAGCTTTCTGTAGGAACCCAGTCCAGTAAGAATCGATTTCCATGTTTAAACCTTTATGGACTTCCCCCGAGAAGATCCTGTTCTCAAGGCTTTGGACCATTATGGCAAAACAAGACGTTACAAAACTACTTGCAGTCATTGATGGCAGAACACAGGAAGCTAAGCCAGACATTAAATCTCACTTTAAAAGAAGAGGAGCGCAAGGCTTTGACCCAGCGGCATACCGAACTGTCATCACTCAGCGTGCTCCTGCACAAAATACACGAAGCAGAAAGTGAAGCCAGAGAACTAGAAGCCATGTTTGCTG ACCTAAACTCCAGGGAGGAGGAAGAATTACGGCAAGAAGAACAGGGCTCTGTGAGCCAAAACATTATTCGTTTGAAGGAAGAG TTGTTACGTTTTCTTGTGCCTCACGAAAAATACGACATGAATGACGCTATACTGGAAGTTGTGTCCGGGAGAACTACTGGAG GTGACATTTGCCAACAGTTTACTGGTGAGGTTTTTGACATGTACAGAAATTACGCACAGTACAAGTCTTGGTCATTTGAAATTCTGAATTACACGCCAAACGATTATG GCGGTTTACACCATGCAGCCGCACGCGTTATAGGGGAAGGTGTGTACAAGCGCTTGAAATATGAAGGTGGGATTCATAGGGTTCAGAGGATTCCCGAGGTGGGCTTGTCCTCTAGGATGCAGAGGATTCACACAGGGACCATGACGGTCATCGTCCTTCCCCAGCCTGATGAG ATAGATGTTAAAATTGACCCAAAAGAATTGAGAATTGACACATTCAGAGCTAAAGGGGCTGGAGGACAACATGTCAACACGACAGACAGCGCAGTGAGGATCGTTCACATTCCTACAG GAATATCAGTGGAGTGCCAACAGGAGCGCTCTCAGATTCAGAACCGCGATAAAGCCATGAAGATGCTGCGGGCGAAACTGCACCAACAGAGTGTAAAATCGGAGTTGTCCCAGAGGCAGAGCTCCAGGAGACTGCAG GTTGGAACGCGAGATCAGTCTGACCGGATTCGCACTTACAACTTTACTCAGGACAGACTGACAGACCACAGGATATCGTATGAGATCCGTAACTTAAGG
- the MTRF1 gene encoding peptide chain release factor 1, mitochondrial isoform X2 translates to MKRLSVVFWRCRVSGLRTCTPISVLRGLCTKLYTRKLSVGTQSSKNRFPCLNLYGLPPRRSCSQGFGPLWQNKTLQNYLQSLMAEHRKLSQTLNLTLKEEERKALTQRHTELSSLSVLLHKIHEAESEARELEAMFADLNSREEEELRQEEQGSVSQNIIRLKEELLRFLVPHEKYDMNDAILEVVSGRTTGGDICQQFTGEVFDMYRNYAQYKSWSFEILNYTPNDYGGLHHAAARVIGEGVYKRLKYEGGIHRVQRIPEVGLSSRMQRIHTGTMTVIVLPQPDEIDVKIDPKELRIDTFRAKGAGGQHVNTTDSAVRIVHIPTGISVECQQERSQIQNRDKAMKMLRAKLHQQSVKSELSQRQSSRRLQVGTRDQSDRIRTYNFTQDRLTDHRISYEIRNLREFLNGEELLEDLIDKIHDAADTEALLEVIKRHSSNV, encoded by the exons ATGAAGCGTCTGTCAGTTGTCTTCTGGAGGTGCCGTGTGTCTGGTCTCCGTACTTGTACCCCTATTTCTGTACTGCGTGGACTGTGTACTAAGCTTTATACAAGAAAGCTTTCTGTAGGAACCCAGTCCAGTAAGAATCGATTTCCATGTTTAAACCTTTATGGACTTCCCCCGAGAAGATCCTGTTCTCAAGGCTTTGGACCATTATGGCAAAACAAGACGTTACAAAACTACTTGCAGTCATTGATGGCAGAACACAGGAAGCTAAGCCAGACATTAAATCTCACTTTAAAAGAAGAGGAGCGCAAGGCTTTGACCCAGCGGCATACCGAACTGTCATCACTCAGCGTGCTCCTGCACAAAATACACGAAGCAGAAAGTGAAGCCAGAGAACTAGAAGCCATGTTTGCTG ACCTAAACTCCAGGGAGGAGGAAGAATTACGGCAAGAAGAACAGGGCTCTGTGAGCCAAAACATTATTCGTTTGAAGGAAGAG TTGTTACGTTTTCTTGTGCCTCACGAAAAATACGACATGAATGACGCTATACTGGAAGTTGTGTCCGGGAGAACTACTGGAG GTGACATTTGCCAACAGTTTACTGGTGAGGTTTTTGACATGTACAGAAATTACGCACAGTACAAGTCTTGGTCATTTGAAATTCTGAATTACACGCCAAACGATTATG GCGGTTTACACCATGCAGCCGCACGCGTTATAGGGGAAGGTGTGTACAAGCGCTTGAAATATGAAGGTGGGATTCATAGGGTTCAGAGGATTCCCGAGGTGGGCTTGTCCTCTAGGATGCAGAGGATTCACACAGGGACCATGACGGTCATCGTCCTTCCCCAGCCTGATGAG ATAGATGTTAAAATTGACCCAAAAGAATTGAGAATTGACACATTCAGAGCTAAAGGGGCTGGAGGACAACATGTCAACACGACAGACAGCGCAGTGAGGATCGTTCACATTCCTACAG GAATATCAGTGGAGTGCCAACAGGAGCGCTCTCAGATTCAGAACCGCGATAAAGCCATGAAGATGCTGCGGGCGAAACTGCACCAACAGAGTGTAAAATCGGAGTTGTCCCAGAGGCAGAGCTCCAGGAGACTGCAG GTTGGAACGCGAGATCAGTCTGACCGGATTCGCACTTACAACTTTACTCAGGACAGACTGACAGACCACAGGATATCGTATGAGATCCGTAACTTAAGG